CTGGCGGAGGGTGTCACGGATGGCACCCAGCTCGCGGGGATTGCGCAGGCGGTTACGGAGACGACCAAGGATGCGGGGCAGGTCGCGCACGCCCTTGAGGTATTCCTGCAGCTCGGCCGCAAATTGCGGGGCCTCCAGAAACTCCGCCACACATTGCGAGCGGCGGCGGATCTCGGCGAGGTCGAGCGTGGGCTCAGTCAGAAATTGCTCCAGCAGGCGAGCGCCGGGCGCAGTGACGGTGCGGTCCATGGCAGCGAGCAGACTGCCTTGGCGGGTATTGGTGCTGGAGCGGAAGATCTCGAGGTTGCGCTGCGTCGAGGGGTCGAGCAACAGCGTGGTGGTGCTGCGGTAGGCGCGGATGCGGTTGAGGTTTTCCGGGGCCGCCCGCAGGTTCTCGTTGGCGTAGATGAGCAGGGCACCGGCCGCACCGAGGCCGGGGTGGCTGGTCTCGAGCCCAAAGCCGTCGAGGTTGAGCACGCCAAGGGTTTCCATCACCAGGCGCGCCCCTTCCATGCGGTCGAAGTAGTATTCGGGCACTTCGCTGCAGGAGGTGCCGTCGCGCAGGCGCTGGAGGTGTTCGAGGAAGGGGTCGAGATCGGGCTGCTGCCCCCAGCGCTGCCAGGCGCCGTCGGCAATGATCAGCTCACGCGGGCGGAGCGAGCTGAGCACGCTGAGCAGGTTGTCGGGCTTTTCCTCGTGGGCCACCTGAAACTCGCCGGTGCTCAGGTCGAGCCACGAGGCGTAGATCTCGCCCTTGTAAATCTCGATCGCCAGCAGGTAATGGCCGCTGCGGGCGTCCATCTGGTGGTCTTCGATCGCGGTGCCTGGCGTAAGGATGCGGGTCAGCTCGCGCTTGACGAGTTGTCCGGGGCGCGGCGTCTCCATTTGGTCGACAATAGCCACCTTGACGCCCTGATTGAGCACCTTCTGCACGTAAGTATCGGCCGCATGAAAGGGGATGCCTGCCATTTTCTGGCCATTGCGATTGGTCAGCGTAATGCCGAGCAGGCGCGCGCCCTCCTCGGCGTCTTCCTCGAACATCTCGTAAAAGTCGCCCAGCCGAAAGAGGAGCAAGGTGTTGGTGGGCAACTGGCGCCGCACTTCCATGTATTGCTGCATCATGGGCGTCAGTTTGCGCCCGTCCGACTTCTTGGCTGACATAGCGGCGTATCCTGAAACCATCCGCGCGCTCCCGGCAAGGGGGAAAACCGGCGGTTTCATGAACAAGGGAGTGAGACAAGAAGAAAAGACTCAACAAAAGGACACAAAGAGCGCAAAGAACCTATACAAAAGATCAAACTTTGTGCTCTTCGTGTTCTTCTGTTGAGAGTATTTGTCCAGTTGTCCCTCTTTCCTTATTTCCAGAAGCGGGCGACGGAGTGGCTGTCGGGCAGCGCCGTGCCGTCGAGCAGGTGACGGGCGAGCAGGCGGGCGAGGTAGGGCGCCGGAAGCGCGGCCTTGCCCCCGAGTCCGTTGAAGATCGCGCGCTGGGGGTCGGCAGGGTGGCGCCCGACGACCGGCACGCGGTCGGTCACGGCGGGCCGCACGCCGGAGGTGGCACCGATGACCTTGAAGCGCGCACGCGTCCAGGAGTGGATCGAATTGAGCAAGGCAAGCACCTCGTTTTCGCGGGGCGCTTGTTCAAAGTTGTCCCAGCCGTGAGTGGCACCGGCGGCAAAGCGGCCATTGCCCATCGGGCGCAGCCATTCGCTGCGGTTGACGATGTAGGGGGGCATTTCGCCGTCGACCAGCTCCAAGTGGAGGATCAGGCCGCGGTCGGGGGTCCAGGGCACAAAGGAAAAGTGCGGGTTGTGCTGTCCGCGCCAGCCTTCGCAGTAGACGACCGTCTCGGCGAGGTCGGTCCCGTCTTCGGGCCAGGCGTGAACCAGCATGCCCTCCCCTTCCAGCCATTGGCGGAAGCGGATGACCAGCAGCTCGAAGTCGACCCAGCCAGACTGGGCGGTGAGGAAGCTGCCGAGGCTGTCGTCGAAATACGCGCTCCAGTGGCCCGGGGCGAAGCGGTCGCCCACATAGGCCCCGGCGGTGGGGTCGGTGGCCGCCTGATCGAGCGCGGGCACCTGTTTTTCGTCGACCAGCACGCGCAGCATCGGCTGGTCGGACCAGAGCTGCTCGCCCAGCTGGGCTTCGAGGGCGGCGTAGGTCTGCCGCGCGAGGGGCAGCGTTTCCGCCACCTGCCAGGCAGCGGGGAACTTCTTGCCCGCCAGCGGGTTGACCAACCCACCCGACGAGCGCGACGCGGCCCCGGCCTGCGGCTGATCCAGCACGCGCACCCGGCAGCCGCGTTGGAGGAGTTCCCAGGCCAGGAGGCTGCCAGCCAGCCCTTGGCCCACGATCAGGAAATCTGCTTTTGGCTCCACAGCATCCACTAAGGGCGGAGCGCACTTGCGCTGTCGAGGCCATTTGCGTAAACAGGGTTCCATATATTTATCCGTCTAATCATGTCCTCCACTTCCCTGCGCACATTTTTCCAGAAACCCGCCTTTGGGCTCCTTGTCATGCGTCTCACGATTGGCGCATTGATGACCTACTATGGCGCGGCCAAGTTTCTCGGCGCCTTCAACAACGGGGTCGAACAGTTTGGCCAGATCGGTAAAAACATCGTGGTGCTGGGGATCCCCGCGCCCGACGACTCGATCACCGCGATCCTCTTCGGCATCGCGGCCGCCAGCGCCGAGTTTTTTGGCGGTATCTGCCTTGTGCTCGGCTGGTTCTTCCGCCCGGCCGCATTGGCGATCTTTTTCACCATGGTGGTGGCCACCGTCATGAAAATCCAGGTTTCGGACGGCGAGCTGTCGGAATTTGCATATGCGATGGTGATGGGCTTGATTACCTTCGGCCTGCTTTGGACAGGGCCCGGCGGAATCGCCCTGGAAGGAGAGTCCAAGGCCAAGTCTGCCGCGCCTGCAAAGAAGCCGGCCAAAAAGAAATAAACCCTTCGGGGGTAACTTCCTCACCCCCTCCAGATCCACCCAAGCGTAAATTTCGGTTGCACGTACGCCCTTGCCAACCGATGTTACGGCTTTGTCACTGACTATTGCCTTTAGCGCATGAGCGACTCGATCAAGCACGAATGCGGCATTGCCATGATCCGGCTCAAGCAGCCGCTGGAATTTTACGCCCAGAAATATGGCTCGCCCCTCTACGCCTTCAACAAGCTGTTCCTCCTCATGGAGAAGCAGCACAACCGAGGTCAGGACGGGGCCGGGATCGGCTGCGTAAAGCTGCACATGCCGCTCGGCCAGAACTACATGTTCCGGGACCGGGAGCTGGCGGACACCCCCTTGGCCAAGCTGTTCCGTCGACAGCTGGAGACCTACGACACCCTGCGCAGCCATGGGCATGTGCACCCGGAGTTCCCTGCCACGGTCAAGCGGCATTTCGACTTCGGCGGCGAAGTCCTGATGGGGCACTTGCGCTATGGCACAAGCGGCAACCTCACCGAGAGTTCCTGCCACCCCTATTTCCGCCGGTCGAACTGGCCGACGCGTAACCTGATGGTGGCCGGCAACTTCAACATGACCAACACTCAGGAGCTCAACGACCTCCTGATCAAGCGCGGCCAGCACCCGATTTTCGATACCGATACGCAGACGGTGCTCGAAGAGATCGGCTTCCACCTCGACGAAGCGCACGACGAGATCTACCACCGCTACCGCGATGCCGGCCTCGACGGGCGCGACATCCCGGCCCGTATCAGCCAGGAGATCGACATTATCGACATCCTGAAGAAGAGCGCCGCCGCCTGGGACGGTGGTTACGTGATCTGCGGCCTGGTGGGCAATGGCGACGCCTTCGTCATGCGCGACCCGCGCGGCATCCGCCCGGCGCACTATTTCGAAAACGACGAGCTGATCGCGGTCGCCTCCGAGCGCGTGCCGCTGATGACGGTGTTCGACCTGGAGACCGACGATGTCAACGAGCTGCCCCCGGGCCACGCCCTTTCCATCAAGTCGACCGGTCGCATCCGCCTCGAACCCATTGCCGACCCCGTCACGCGCATCTCGTGCTCCTTCGAGCGCATCTACTTCTCGCGCGGCAACGACCCCGAGATCTACATGGAGCGCAAGCGCATGGGCGCACTGCTGAGCGAGCAGGTGCTCAAGGCAATCGACAACGATGTGGGCCGCGCCGTCTTCAGCTTTATCCCCAACACGGCGGAAATTGCCAGCTACGGCCTCGTCGAGGCCATGCGCGAGTGGCGCCTCACCAAGGTCAAGGACGACCTGATCCAGTCTCTGGCCGAAGGCAAGCTGACGCCCGAGCTGATCGAAACGCAGGTGATGGGCGAATGGCCCCGCATCGAGAAGATCGCACACAAGGATATCAAGCTACGCACCTTCATCTCCAAGGAAGAGGGCCGCAGCAAGCTCGTCAGCCACGTCTACGACATCACCTACGATGTCGTGCGGCCCGACGACAACCTGATCGTGCTGGACGACTCGATCGTGCGCGGCACGACGCTCCGCGAGTCGATCATCCAGATCCTCGCGCGCACCAACCCGAAGAAAATCATCATCGTCTCCACCGCCCCGCAGATCCGTTACCCGGACTGCTACGGCATCGACATGAGCGAGATGGGCAAGTTCATCGCCTTCCAGGCCGCCGTCTCCCTGCTGCACAAGCGCGGAGCGGGCGAACGCATCCGCGACGTCTACGAAGCCTGCAAGGCGGAGGTGAAGAAGCCGGCGGCCCAGCAGGAAAACAAGGTGAAGGACATCTACGCCCTCTTCACTCCGGATGAGGTCTCGGCCGAAATCTCCGCCCTGCTCTACCCGCAGCAGACCAACTGGAAGGGCGAGCTGCAGATTATCTACCAGACGATCGACAATCTGCACGCCGCCTGCCCGGGCCACATGGGCGACTGGTATTTCACCGGCAATTACCCGACCCCCGGCGGCACCTCCGTCGCCAACAAGGCGTTCATCAACTACTTCGAAAAGCGCTCCGGTCGCGCCTACTAGGAAGTGCCCACAGTTTACAAAAAAGAAGCACCCGGCAATGGGTGCTTCTTTTTTTGGGAAAGTCTCGAAGGAAAATCGCCTTAGGCCTCTTCTTGCCGGCGAGTGCGGATGTAGTTGTCGATCTCGCGGACTTCTTCGGCCGTGCGCAGGTATTGCACGTCGATCAGGCGCAGCAGGAAGCCCACGGCCATGATGCCGCCGGCGCAGTAGAGGGCCCAGTCTTGGCGGTCAGGGGCCAGCAGCTGCTCGCGCAGGTAAAGGGCGGCAGGGATGCTGAGGCCGATGGAGGCGGCGGCGGAAAGGATATAAAGCAGGCGGGCGGCTTCCTGGACCAGCTCGGGCTCCACCTTGCGCGCCACAATCGCCGCGACGGCCGAGACAACGCCGAGGCCCACGGCCAGCAGCATCGAAATGACCCCTTCCTCTGTCTGATAACTGAGGTAGAGCATGATGCCGCTCACCAGAAACAGGGCGGCGGCAACGAGCGTCAGCGTCATGGCGAAGCGGAAAATGAACGAGCGGAAGACCATTTCAACCTTTAGGTTCTGGAGTCTTGGAGAGTTTTGTCAACGAGGGTCACGGTAAGCTGAAGGTTTAACCTGAACTTCACAACCGCGCGTCCATTCGTCGCACCAAATGGGCGGCAAGACAACCCGAAACAGAAAAACCCGCCGGACGCGAAGCCCGACGGGTCGTAGATTCATCTCAGACTCAGGATAAAGCTACTTGTTGCTGTCTGCGAGGTTCTGTAACAGAGCAAAGCGCTGGTGCAGGTGACGCTCGGAGATGTCGGCCAGCTCGTTGGCCCGGTCGGCATTCTTGGCGCGCAGCATCTTGAAGCGGTTTTCGCTGAACATGAAGTCGCGCAGCGGCACGGTCGGCGCCTTGGAGTCGAGCTTCAGCTCGCCCTTGCCCTCGTTCGCATCCGGGCGGTAGCGGTAGAGCGGGAAGGCAGCCGTCTTGACGGCTTGCTGCTGGTGCACCGGGCCGTCGCAGAGGTTGAAGCCCTGGCTGATGCAGTGGGCGTAGGCGATGACAAGCGAGGGGCCGTTGTAGGCGGCGGCTTCGGTCAGCGCGTTGATCGTCTGGCTGTCGTTGGCGCCGAGGGCGATCTGGGCGACGTAGACGTGGCCATACATCATGGCCTGCAGGCCGAGGTCCTTCTTGTTCGTGGCCTTGCCGGCGGCGGCAAACTTCGCGATGGCACCCATCGGGGTGGCCTTGCTGCTTTGGCCGCCGGTATTGGAGTAAGTCCCCGTATCGAGCACGAGCACGTTGACGTTGGCCCCGCTAGCGAGCACGTGGTCGAGACCGCCGAAGCCGATGTCGTAGGCCCAGCCGTCGCCACCGACGATCCAGACGCTCTTGTCGACCAGGTAGTCGGCAAGGGTATCCAGCTCGCGGGCTTGCGGGGTGTTCATCTGGCGCAGCCACTCACGCAATGCGGCGACCCGCTTGCGTTGGCCGACGATGCCGAGCTCGGAACTTTGGTCGGCATTCAACAGCTCTTCGGCCATTCCTTGGTAGAGCTGTGGGCTCACCTGCCGGAGCAGCTCCTGGGCGCGGCGCTGGTGGGAGTCGACCCCGAGGCGCAGGCCGAGGCCAAACTCCGCGTTGTCTTCAAAGAGGCTGTTGGCCCAGGCCGGTCCCCTGCCCTCTGCGTTGGTCGTATAGGGTGTGGTCGGCAGGTTGCCGCCAAAGATCGACGAGCAGCCGGTGGCGTTGGCGATGATCAGGCGGTCGCCGTAGAGCTGGGTGAGCGTCTTGATGTAAGGCGTTTCACCACAGCCGGCGCAGGCGCCGCTGAACTCGAAGAGCGGGGTGCGGAAGTTGACGTCCTTGATCGTGTTGCCGAGCAGCGAGGCATCGGGCTCCGGCAGTTCGAGGAAGAACTCGAAGTTGCGGGCCTCTTGTGCGCGGATGGGCAACTGCTCGACCATGTTGAGCGCCTTGTGGTTCGGGTCGGTCTTGCTCTTGGCCGGGCAGATGGCCACGCAGAGGTTGCAACCGGTGCAGTCTTCGGGCGCGACCTGGATGGAAAAGGCGTGGTCGGGCACTTGCCGCGAGCGGAATCCGGTCGACTTGAAGCTTTCGGGCGCGTCTTCGAGGCAGTCCTGGTGGTAGAACTTGGCGCGGATAGCTGCGTGCGGGCAGATCGAGACGCACTTGTTGCACTGAATGCACAGGCCGCTGTCCCACTCCGGAATCTCTTGGGCGATGTTGCGCTTCTCGTATTTCGTCGTGCCGGTCATCCACACGCCGTCGACGGGGAAGGCGCTGACGGGCAGCATGTCGCCCTTGTCGGCGAGCATGATGGCGGTGACGCGCTGCACAAAGTCAGGGGCATCGTCGCCGACGAGCGGCATGCGATCGAAGGTGGCATCGACTTCCGCCGGCACCGTGGCGCGGTGGAGGTTGGCCAGCGAATCGTCTACGGCCCGGCAGTTACGGTCGACAATGTCGGCCCCCTTCTTGCCGTAGGTCTTGCGGATGGCGTCCTTGATGTTCTCGATCGCCACTTCCTTGGGCATGACCTTGGCCAGCGCGAAGAAGCAGACTTGCATGATCGTGTTGATGCGGGCACCGAGGCGGGCCTCACGGGCCACCTTGTAGGCGTCGATCACGTAGACATCGAGCTGCAGGTCGATGATCTGGCGCTGCACCGTGGCGGGCAGGCGGCTCCAGACCGTTTCGGCGGAGTACGGGCTGTTGATCAGCAGCGTGGCTCCCTTGGCCGCCAGCTCCAGCACATCGAGGCGCTCGAAGAAGCTGAACTGGTGCACGCCGACAAACTGGGCCTTCCGAATCAGGTAAGGCGCCTTGATCGGGCGAGGCCCGAAGCGCAGGTGCGAGGTGGTGACGCCGCCAGACTTCTTCGAGTCGTAGACAAAGTAGGCTTGGGCGAAGTTGCTCGTCTCGTCGCCGATGATCTTGACGGAATTCTTGTTGGCGCCGACGGTCCCGTCGCTGCCGAGGCCGTAGAAGACTGCCTGGGTGGCGCCTTCGGGCTCGAGCGCAAATTCCGGGTCGTGGTCGAGCGAGAGGCCCGTCACGTCGTCGCGGATACCGGCGGTAAAGCGCACCTTCGGGTGAGGCCGGGCAGCCTCTTCAAAGACGGCCAAGGCCATGGCGGGCGTAAATTCCTTGGAGCCGAGGCCGTAGCGGCCACCGATGATGCGGGGCAGGCCGGTGCGGTTGCCCAGCATCTGGGCTTCGGCAAAGGCGCCGACCACATCGAGGTAAAGCGGTTCGCCGAGCGCGCCGGGCTCCTTCGTCCGGTCGAGCACGGCAATGTTGCGCACCGTCTTGGGCAGGGCGGCGACGATGTCTTCGCCTACGAGCGGGCGGAAGAGGCGGATCTTCAGCACGCCGACCTTCTGGCCTTGGGCGCGCAGATGATCCACCACGCCTTCGAGCGTCTCGGAGGCCGAGCCCATCACGACCACGACCGTCTCCGCCTGCGGGTCGCCCACATATTCATAGAGGTCGTATTCGCGGCCGGTGACCTTGGCGAAGCGCTGCATGGCGTTGCGCACAATACCCGGCACGGCGAGGTAGAAGCTGTTGGCGGCCTCACGGCACTGGAAGAACACGTCGGGGTTCTGCGCGGTGCCGCGTACGCTCGGGTTATCGGGCGTCAGCGCGCGGCGGCGGAAGGCGTCGATTGCCTCCAGGTCCACCATTTCGCGCAGCTGATCGTCGGTGATCGGCGTAAAGTGGTTGATCTCGTGCGAGGTGCGGAAGCCGTCGAAGAAGTGCATGAACGGCACGCGGCTCTCCAGCGAGGCGAGGTGGGCGATCGCCGCCATGTCGTGCGCCTCCTGCACGCTGTTGGAGGCCAGCATGGCAAAGCCGGTCTGGCGGCAGGCCATCACGTCGCTGTGGTCTCCGAAGATCGAGAGCGCGTGGGTCGCCAGGCTCCGTGCCGTCACGTGCATGACGAACGGGAGCAGCTCGCCCGCGATCTTGTACATGTTGGGGATCATCAGCAGGAGGCCCTGAGATGCCGTGAAGGTGGTGGTTAACGCACCTCCCATCAACATGCCGTGGATCGCACCGGCTGCACCTCCTTCGCTCTGCATTTCCACAACCGAAGGGGTACTGCCAAAAAGGTTGGGGCGGCGCTGGGCAGACCATTCGTCGCAACTCTCCGCCATCGGCGTCGAGGGTGTAATGGGGTAAATGGCGATGGTTTCGCTGAGGCGGTAGGCCACCAAGGCAGCCGCTTCATTACCATCCAGGATAGCTCGGGTTTCGGTCATCGTCTTCCTCTTTGTATAAGCATGGCTAAAACAATGATGACCCAGCGTCAACGATAACTAATCCATTGCGCAAAGATTTGCATCGCACGAAAACGCTTTCGCGATTGGGACCGACGGGCGAGAACCAGTCGCAAGCGTATTTTTTACTACCTGCGAAAGAGGCACTTATAAAGCCACCGCAATCGCCTCCATCAGGCGACCTTATCCCTCGAACCTACCTTAAGGTTCGTCACTCGACGGGCAGGCCGATCACCTACCCTGCTGATCTTCAAGCACTGACCGCTTCCGCGCCTTCGGCAGGGCTTGCCGCCGCCGACGGCGCCAGCCCCAGGGCCGAAATCGCGACGTCCATAGGCCCAAAGGCATTTCTGGCGAGCTCGATCGTCTCTGCATCGAACAGTTCGCGAAAGTCGGGATCGTCCGCATAATGACGCCAGCGCTGGTGCACTTTCATCGCCGCCGCATCGTCTGCACAGGCCATAAAATCGAAAGAACTGCCCCCCGCCGTGTCCGGCACGCAAGCAAATCGGGCATCGTCGAACGGGACCCCAAGCTCTGCGGCCAAGGATTGCCGATAAGCGCAGCTTTTCGTCCACTCCGGGTAGCTGACCGGAATGACACGCCCCGGCAGCACCCGCCGACGCCCGAGGAACTGCCGCGCATGCTGCTTCCAGATACGCAGGGCAGTGCCGAGCGTCACGATGTAGCTAGCCACGCCGGAATCGCGCTCGAAGAGGCCAAAGCGCCGCCGGCTGGCAAAAAGGTTGAAGGGGTCGCGCAGGATCAGCAGATCAGTCCGCCGCGCCGAGCCGCCCACACCGGGTGTCTCCCGCGTTTCCGCCAGGCGCCTCAGATACACATCTTCGTAACTGTGCACCAGCCAGTCTTTGGGCTGGTGACGACCGGCGCGCTCGGCTGCGAGGTCGAAGCCCGGCAAATTGCTGGCACAGACCTCCTGATCGCCCAAAGGCCGCGCCGTCTCGAACGGGTTCTGGCCCGGCTCGGCACAGTTCAGGAAACACCGGCGGCCGGGCATTTGATGGAGCAGCCAGTCAATGATCGCGTGATTGCCACTGCGCGACATTCCGATTACGCGCACCTCGTGTCCGTTGGTCAGCATCATACCCCTGAGCGGAGGGATGCACCAGAAGCTGGTCAAACAAAATCGAAACCCACATGCCGTTGTGCGGCAGCAGCTTGCAGCGGCAGCAGCCTGCAGCGGCAGCAGCCGATATTAATCAGGCACCAGCACTGTCAGGTAGGGGGCACGCGCATGCAGCGGCTCCCACACGTCGCGCGGGGCGTTGGCCGCCAACTGGTTGAGCAACGCCTTGAGCGCCATGCGCAGCGCCTGCCGCTCGCCCGGCTCCAGCGAGGCGTCGGCAATGCGCGCCAGCAGCCGCTCCGCCTCCCGGACTTCCGGGGCAGCGTGGAAGCCCATCCGCCCGAGCCCATCGGGATGGGCAGACTCTGCCTCGATCTCGGCAAAATACCAATGCGCGCGCCCGTAGGCGAACAGTCGCCCCCAGAGCGGCAGGGCAAACACCGCCAGCGCGCAGCCCAGCACGGAAGGGTCTTGCAGGCCGAAAACCATCCCCGCCACCCCGACTATGCCCAGCCCAAGGGTGGTGGCAAAGCCCGCGAGGCAACTGAGGTAGCACAACAGGTGACTTCGCCGATAAGGCACCTCCGCCAGCATGTGGCGATACCAAGGCAGTTGTAGCCACCCGAGGCGCAGTTTCGGCTCCGTTGCATCCATACTTTGCCTTTTAGCATAAGGGTGGCCAATGCAGGGTAGTGGCCGCCTCACGACGCTTACCCGCCCTTGCGCCCGGGCATTTTGCCTGCCCAGCGTTATCCCGACATGCAGAACGCCGATCCCCTAGCTGGCACATTGCGGGTTGCCCTCGGGGCAAAGCGGGGTAGAACGGTAGCTTTCTTCGGGCAGCCTGTAGCGGCACACAAACTGCATCTTCAGCGCTATGCCCGCCCTCACCGCCGAACCTGAGATGGCTCCTGCTACGACGCCGCAGCTCGCACCCCAGACGGTCACCGCCACCAAATCGCCACCGGCCCCCACCAAGCCCGGTCGCGACATCCGTCTGGATGTGCTCCGCGGGCTATTTCTGGTGCTGATGACGGTCAACCACATCCCGAACCCGTGGCACGATCGGGTAGTGCAGCCGGTGGGCTT
The nucleotide sequence above comes from Verrucomicrobiota bacterium JB022. Encoded proteins:
- a CDS encoding FAD-dependent oxidoreductase → MEPKADFLIVGQGLAGSLLAWELLQRGCRVRVLDQPQAGAASRSSGGLVNPLAGKKFPAAWQVAETLPLARQTYAALEAQLGEQLWSDQPMLRVLVDEKQVPALDQAATDPTAGAYVGDRFAPGHWSAYFDDSLGSFLTAQSGWVDFELLVIRFRQWLEGEGMLVHAWPEDGTDLAETVVYCEGWRGQHNPHFSFVPWTPDRGLILHLELVDGEMPPYIVNRSEWLRPMGNGRFAAGATHGWDNFEQAPRENEVLALLNSIHSWTRARFKVIGATSGVRPAVTDRVPVVGRHPADPQRAIFNGLGGKAALPAPYLARLLARHLLDGTALPDSHSVARFWK
- a CDS encoding DoxX family protein, producing the protein MSSTSLRTFFQKPAFGLLVMRLTIGALMTYYGAAKFLGAFNNGVEQFGQIGKNIVVLGIPAPDDSITAILFGIAAASAEFFGGICLVLGWFFRPAALAIFFTMVVATVMKIQVSDGELSEFAYAMVMGLITFGLLWTGPGGIALEGESKAKSAAPAKKPAKKK
- a CDS encoding amidophosphoribosyltransferase: MSDSIKHECGIAMIRLKQPLEFYAQKYGSPLYAFNKLFLLMEKQHNRGQDGAGIGCVKLHMPLGQNYMFRDRELADTPLAKLFRRQLETYDTLRSHGHVHPEFPATVKRHFDFGGEVLMGHLRYGTSGNLTESSCHPYFRRSNWPTRNLMVAGNFNMTNTQELNDLLIKRGQHPIFDTDTQTVLEEIGFHLDEAHDEIYHRYRDAGLDGRDIPARISQEIDIIDILKKSAAAWDGGYVICGLVGNGDAFVMRDPRGIRPAHYFENDELIAVASERVPLMTVFDLETDDVNELPPGHALSIKSTGRIRLEPIADPVTRISCSFERIYFSRGNDPEIYMERKRMGALLSEQVLKAIDNDVGRAVFSFIPNTAEIASYGLVEAMREWRLTKVKDDLIQSLAEGKLTPELIETQVMGEWPRIEKIAHKDIKLRTFISKEEGRSKLVSHVYDITYDVVRPDDNLIVLDDSIVRGTTLRESIIQILARTNPKKIIIVSTAPQIRYPDCYGIDMSEMGKFIAFQAAVSLLHKRGAGERIRDVYEACKAEVKKPAAQQENKVKDIYALFTPDEVSAEISALLYPQQTNWKGELQIIYQTIDNLHAACPGHMGDWYFTGNYPTPGGTSVANKAFINYFEKRSGRAY
- the nifJ gene encoding pyruvate:ferredoxin (flavodoxin) oxidoreductase, with product MTETRAILDGNEAAALVAYRLSETIAIYPITPSTPMAESCDEWSAQRRPNLFGSTPSVVEMQSEGGAAGAIHGMLMGGALTTTFTASQGLLLMIPNMYKIAGELLPFVMHVTARSLATHALSIFGDHSDVMACRQTGFAMLASNSVQEAHDMAAIAHLASLESRVPFMHFFDGFRTSHEINHFTPITDDQLREMVDLEAIDAFRRRALTPDNPSVRGTAQNPDVFFQCREAANSFYLAVPGIVRNAMQRFAKVTGREYDLYEYVGDPQAETVVVVMGSASETLEGVVDHLRAQGQKVGVLKIRLFRPLVGEDIVAALPKTVRNIAVLDRTKEPGALGEPLYLDVVGAFAEAQMLGNRTGLPRIIGGRYGLGSKEFTPAMALAVFEEAARPHPKVRFTAGIRDDVTGLSLDHDPEFALEPEGATQAVFYGLGSDGTVGANKNSVKIIGDETSNFAQAYFVYDSKKSGGVTTSHLRFGPRPIKAPYLIRKAQFVGVHQFSFFERLDVLELAAKGATLLINSPYSAETVWSRLPATVQRQIIDLQLDVYVIDAYKVAREARLGARINTIMQVCFFALAKVMPKEVAIENIKDAIRKTYGKKGADIVDRNCRAVDDSLANLHRATVPAEVDATFDRMPLVGDDAPDFVQRVTAIMLADKGDMLPVSAFPVDGVWMTGTTKYEKRNIAQEIPEWDSGLCIQCNKCVSICPHAAIRAKFYHQDCLEDAPESFKSTGFRSRQVPDHAFSIQVAPEDCTGCNLCVAICPAKSKTDPNHKALNMVEQLPIRAQEARNFEFFLELPEPDASLLGNTIKDVNFRTPLFEFSGACAGCGETPYIKTLTQLYGDRLIIANATGCSSIFGGNLPTTPYTTNAEGRGPAWANSLFEDNAEFGLGLRLGVDSHQRRAQELLRQVSPQLYQGMAEELLNADQSSELGIVGQRKRVAALREWLRQMNTPQARELDTLADYLVDKSVWIVGGDGWAYDIGFGGLDHVLASGANVNVLVLDTGTYSNTGGQSSKATPMGAIAKFAAAGKATNKKDLGLQAMMYGHVYVAQIALGANDSQTINALTEAAAYNGPSLVIAYAHCISQGFNLCDGPVHQQQAVKTAAFPLYRYRPDANEGKGELKLDSKAPTVPLRDFMFSENRFKMLRAKNADRANELADISERHLHQRFALLQNLADSNK